The Streptomyces sp. NBC_00454 DNA segment AGGCGGCGCAGTTCGGGCAGGGCCCGGCGGTACTGGCCGTCGTCCATCAGCGTGGCCGCGTACTGCTTGCGCAGGGAGCGGACCACCGTCGAGTGTTCGCCGTGCTGCTGCGCCGCCGCCGGGAGGATGCCGCCGAGGATGTCCACGGCCTGGGTGAGCCGCCCCTGGTCGAGGAGGCTCTTCGCCTCCTCCACGGCCGCCGGGACGTCGGGCCGGACCGGGGCCGGCGGGGCGGAGGGCCGCGGCGGGATCACGGTGGCGCGGTCGGGCCAGGGAGCCTGCGGGCGCAGGAAGGGGCGGGTCGGGTCGAGCGGGCCGCTGGGCGCGCCCGAGCCGTGGTGGGGCAGCAGCGGCGCGAGGGCCGCGTACACCTCCTGCGCGGAGGCGGGCCGGTCCTGCGGGTCCTTCGCCAGGAGGCGCAGCAGGACCGCTTCGAGCTGTTGCGGGACCTCGGGGCGCAGTCGGCGCACCGGGACCGGGGGTTCGTACAGGTGGCGGTGGAGCACCCCGAGGGCGGTGGATCCGGCGAAGGGCACGTTGCCGGACAGGAGCTCGTAGAGCACCACGCCGAGCGCGTAGAGGTCGGTGTGCGGGCCGACGGCTCCGCCCATGGCCTGCTCGGGGGCCATGTACGCGGGGCTGCCGATCGGGGAACCGGTGCTGGTGAGGCGGGTGGTGTCGGTGTCCATCACCGAGGCGACGCCCAGGTCCAGGACCAGGACGGTCCCGTCGGGGCGGACCATCACGTTGCGCGGCTTGAGGTCCCGGTGCACGATCGGCACCGCGTGCACGGCCGACAGCACCGAGCACAGCTGCGCGATCACCGAGACCGCCCACGGCCACGGGTACGGATCGTGCTCGGCCAGGTGGTCGGCGAGGTCGGAGCCCTCCACGTACCCCATGACCAGGTACAGCTCGTCGCCGTCGCTGCCCGCGTCGTGCACGGTGACCAGCCCGGGGTGGTCCACCTGCGCCGTGACCCGGCATTCGCGCACGAAGCGGCGGCGCAGCTCGTCGGCCACGGAACCGGGGCCGGCCACCTTGTCGGGGCGCAGCAGTTTGACCGCGACGCGGCGGTCCAGGCGGCGGTCGTACGCGGTCCACACCTGACCCATGCCGCCCTGGCCCAGGATGGTGGCGAGCTGGTAGCGGTCTCCGATGAGGCGGTCCGTCACGGGCGCGGGCCGAGGTCGTCGCGGGGGTTGTAGTCGTCGCGGGGCGGCTGCTTGCGGAGCAGTTCGCTGAGCTCGTCCAGTTCGGCGCGGACCTGCCCGATGCGCGGCGGGGCCGGCGCCGGAGCCGGGGCGGGCTCGGGGGCCGGCTGCGGGGCGGGCGCCGGGGCCTGCCGGGGCGCGGGCGGGTACCCGTACGCCGGAGCCTGCTGCTGCTGCTGCGGAGCCTGCCGCGGCGGTGCGTACGGAGCGGGCTGGGCCGGGTACCAGGGCGCGGGCTGCGCCGTCCGGGCCGCCGCGTGGTGACGGATGTCGGACACGAGGAAGTACACCGCGACGCCGATGCCGGTGAGGATCGTGCCGCCGGCGCCCGTGTTGGCCTGCCAGCCGTTGTTGTCGGGGGTCGTGTCGAGCCCGCTCAGCAGCACCCAGACGAACTCGGCCGCCATGGACCCGCCCATCAGCCACCAGTCCCGGGGCTTGCGGGTGACCAGCGCGAGCCGCAGCATCGTGCCCCACGCGAGGAACCCGCAGCTCAGGACGGGCAGCAGCGCGAACAGCACGCGCAGCCCCACCGCGGAGTCGGTGCCGGGCTGCTGACCGTGCTGCGGCGGGATGCCGGGGCCGTGCATCGATACTCCTGACGGGCCGTACGGGGGATGTGTTCCGGGTCTGAGCGTATACAGCGTTTCCGGCCGGAAGTGAGCCGATGCACCCAACCGTTGCACGGTCGCCGCCTGGCCCTTATCCGGGCC contains these protein-coding regions:
- a CDS encoding protein kinase, which produces MTDRLIGDRYQLATILGQGGMGQVWTAYDRRLDRRVAVKLLRPDKVAGPGSVADELRRRFVRECRVTAQVDHPGLVTVHDAGSDGDELYLVMGYVEGSDLADHLAEHDPYPWPWAVSVIAQLCSVLSAVHAVPIVHRDLKPRNVMVRPDGTVLVLDLGVASVMDTDTTRLTSTGSPIGSPAYMAPEQAMGGAVGPHTDLYALGVVLYELLSGNVPFAGSTALGVLHRHLYEPPVPVRRLRPEVPQQLEAVLLRLLAKDPQDRPASAQEVYAALAPLLPHHGSGAPSGPLDPTRPFLRPQAPWPDRATVIPPRPSAPPAPVRPDVPAAVEEAKSLLDQGRLTQAVDILGGILPAAAQQHGEHSTVVRSLRKQYAATLMDDGQYRRALPELRRLAEEFPAGDPRSLRFRYDAAQCLEQLGEPAAALAEYRSLLPLFENHYANPDPGLPLEVRRRIAHLLLSLGDRPAAHDTLARLLFDAERLHGPAHPLSVEVRRTLQWLGQVR